The window CTCACCCTTCCCCCTCGCCTTCGCACGGGGAAACGGCCGCGCTGGTGACCCAGGTGGTGGAGGAGCTCACCCGGCGACTCGCCCGGGACGCCCACCACCCGCCCGCGGGCACGGTAGCCGACGCCCGAAGACGGGCGCTCGTGCGCCTGCGCGTCCTTCGCGGCGTCAAGCAGGCCGTCCGGCACCTGGAGGACCAGGCAGCCCGCGCCGCGGCCGCGAGCGGAGCCGGATACCCCGAGATCGGCCGGGCTGTGAACATGAGCCGTCAAGGAGCCCGACGCCGCTGGCCCGGGCTGATCAGCAACCGCACACCTTCCCCCACCTCGCCCGAACCCCGGAGCTCGTGACCCATGGCTGCCGCCGCAATCCGCCCCTACGACGTCCTGCTGGTCGAAGACGACGTCGCCGACGCCATGCTCATCCAGGACGCCCTCGCCGAGCGCGGTACCCGGAACCTCACCCAGGTCTCCGACGGCATCGCCGCCCTGGAGTACCTGCGCGACCCGGACAACGAGCGCCCCGACCTCATCGTGCTCGACCTCAACATGCCGCGCATGAACGGACGCGAATTCCTCGCCGTGGTCAAGGAGGACGCCGATCTGCGGACCATTCCGGTCGTCGTCCTGACCACGTCCGCCGCGCCCGACGACGTCACCGGCGCCTACCGCCACCACGCCAACGCCTACGTCACCAAGCCGGTGAACCTGGAGGACTTCGAGGCGGCCGTCCGCAGCATCGACACCTTCTACCTCGACATCGCGGTCAAGCCGCCCCGGGAGTAGGACCCCGGGCAGGGGCGGCGCCACGCCGCCACCGCTCCGGGACACACGTGACGAACGGCCGGATCCGGTGGATCCGGCCGTTCTGCGTCCGCTCCGGGCGCGCTCTCAGTCCGCGCTGAGCATCCCCTCGCGCAGGCGGGCCAGGAGGCGGGAGATCAGTCGGGAGACGTGCATCTGGGAGACGCCGAGACGTTCGCCGATCTCGGCCTGCGTGAGTTCCTCGACGAAGCGCCAGTGGATGATCCTGCGGTCGCGTTCGCCGAGTTCGGCGATCATCGGTGCGAGGGCGTGGAAGTCCTCGACCAGTCCGAGAGCCGCGTCCTCGTCGCCGATGAAGTCGGCCAGTGCCGCCTCACCGTCCTCGCTGCCGCTGATCGCCGCGTCCAGGGACGCCGACTTGTAGCCGTTGGAGGCGAGCTGGGCCTCGACGACCTCGTCCTCCGGAAGGCTCATCAGCTCGGACAGTTCCTTGACCGTGGGGGTACGGCCGAGCCGGCTGCGCAGCTCCTCGTTGGCACGGGCCAGCTGGACGCGGGCCTCCTGCAGACGCCGGGGCACGTGCACGGCCCAGGACGTGTCGCGGAAGAACCGCTTGAT of the Streptomyces sp. 1222.5 genome contains:
- a CDS encoding response regulator, whose protein sequence is MAAAAIRPYDVLLVEDDVADAMLIQDALAERGTRNLTQVSDGIAALEYLRDPDNERPDLIVLDLNMPRMNGREFLAVVKEDADLRTIPVVVLTTSAAPDDVTGAYRHHANAYVTKPVNLEDFEAAVRSIDTFYLDIAVKPPRE
- a CDS encoding RNA polymerase sigma factor SigF, whose product is MATTTVQSTEQKVDVPAIADPSKVAPRDARALSKVFFDQLAVLEEGTPEFQYARNTLIEMNMSLVRFAAARFRSRGAEEMEDIVQVGMIGLIKAIDRFELSREVEFTSFAVPYIVGEIKRFFRDTSWAVHVPRRLQEARVQLARANEELRSRLGRTPTVKELSELMSLPEDEVVEAQLASNGYKSASLDAAISGSEDGEAALADFIGDEDAALGLVEDFHALAPMIAELGERDRRIIHWRFVEELTQAEIGERLGVSQMHVSRLISRLLARLREGMLSAD